A window of the Caldisericia bacterium genome harbors these coding sequences:
- a CDS encoding penicillin-binding protein 2 encodes MIQETVNNKKKELNNKILKLFIVIILCFVVIFLKLIYVNLIKSSEFKNIAEAQWFESGKIIKAKRGTIYDRNGNILAISILRYRLILNKNLVKDFDKTVEILFQKLKINKNDLIKKINDSSSQVVLLDDIKESEIGNYKDLIDDEIYFESYYKRVYPYENLASYLLGTMGVDKGLEGVEFQFDSLLKGEDGVMGFLKDATGKEIPGSEFIIKNPKDGKDIYLTIDINIQGVVERELEKTFKEYKPKRVIGIVESVKTGELISIATIPNFDPNSFDEFSKATYPDPSYGFNYEPGSSFKPLVASAALEEDLIKDEDKFYCKGYTVIDNKTFKCFSKHGEQTLKDLLKNSCNIGFIEVGKKLGKKLYYYLKLFGVGEKIGLDFPYEGKGDILEPDNWSATTLPTMSFGVGITVTPLQQTSFYQTIANGGNRLKPQIIKKILDNNKTVLESKPVLIKKVISKETADKVLSYLDYVVNGGGVKSAVISGYSIGGKTGTAGVIENGKYKEGFSVLWFVGIVSAKNPEYVITVVVDGIESQDVFAAGIAAPTFRKIAQFLINYYGIEKDEKTK; translated from the coding sequence TTGATACAGGAAACGGTCAATAATAAGAAAAAAGAACTCAATAATAAAATATTAAAATTATTCATTGTAATAATTTTATGTTTTGTAGTTATTTTTCTTAAACTTATTTATGTAAACCTTATTAAAAGTAGTGAATTTAAAAATATTGCTGAAGCTCAATGGTTTGAAAGTGGAAAAATAATAAAAGCAAAAAGAGGAACAATTTATGATAGAAATGGAAATATTTTAGCAATATCTATTTTAAGATACAGATTAATTTTAAATAAAAATCTTGTTAAAGATTTTGATAAAACAGTTGAGATTTTATTTCAAAAATTAAAAATAAATAAGAACGATTTAATTAAAAAGATAAACGATAGTTCATCTCAAGTAGTCCTCCTTGATGATATAAAAGAGAGTGAAATCGGAAATTATAAAGATTTGATTGATGATGAAATTTATTTTGAATCATATTATAAGAGAGTTTATCCTTATGAAAATTTAGCATCATATCTACTTGGAACAATGGGAGTTGATAAGGGATTAGAAGGAGTTGAATTTCAATTTGATTCTTTACTTAAAGGTGAAGATGGAGTTATGGGTTTTTTAAAAGATGCAACAGGAAAAGAGATTCCTGGTTCTGAGTTTATTATAAAAAATCCTAAAGATGGAAAAGATATATATTTAACTATAGATATAAATATTCAAGGAGTTGTTGAGAGAGAACTCGAGAAAACATTTAAAGAATATAAACCAAAAAGAGTTATAGGAATAGTTGAAAGTGTAAAAACAGGTGAATTAATATCAATTGCAACTATTCCTAATTTTGATCCAAATAGTTTTGATGAATTTTCAAAAGCAACATATCCAGACCCATCATATGGATTTAATTATGAACCTGGTTCCTCATTTAAACCTCTTGTTGCATCTGCTGCTCTTGAAGAAGATTTAATAAAAGATGAAGATAAATTTTATTGTAAAGGCTATACAGTAATTGATAACAAGACATTCAAATGTTTTTCAAAACATGGAGAGCAAACTTTAAAAGATTTACTTAAAAATTCTTGTAATATTGGGTTTATAGAGGTGGGTAAAAAACTAGGTAAAAAACTATATTATTATTTAAAACTTTTTGGAGTTGGAGAAAAAATTGGTCTTGATTTTCCATATGAAGGGAAGGGTGATATTTTAGAACCAGATAATTGGAGTGCAACAACACTGCCAACAATGTCATTTGGTGTAGGAATAACTGTTACACCACTTCAACAAACTTCTTTTTATCAAACAATTGCAAATGGTGGAAATAGATTAAAACCTCAAATTATAAAAAAGATTTTAGATAATAATAAAACAGTTCTAGAATCTAAACCAGTTTTGATTAAAAAAGTAATTTCAAAAGAAACAGCAGATAAAGTTCTTTCTTATCTTGATTATGTTGTTAATGGTGGAGGAGTAAAAAGTGCTGTGATTTCTGGATATTCAATTGGAGGTAAAACAGGAACTGCTGGTGTAATAGAGAATGGAAAATATAAAGAAGGCTTTTCTGTTTTATGGTTTGTTGGTATAGTTTCAGCAAAAAATCCTGAATATGTAATAACAGTTGTTGTTGATGGAATTGAAAGTCAAGATGTTTTTGCAGCAGGAATTGCTGCACCAACTTTTAGAAAGATTGCTCAATTTTTGATAAACTATTATGGAATAGAAAAAGATGAAAAAACTAAGTGA
- the mraZ gene encoding division/cell wall cluster transcriptional repressor MraZ — translation MGSFEYKMDDKGRVLVPPQFKEELGEKFIITRGFENCLFVYSINEWKRISKELERVPLSSKELRFFLRIWFSSAQEITIDQYGRILIPNDFRKYANLNKEVVFIGVLNRIEIWDKFSWENYRNSSEISYEDSILKLMEGR, via the coding sequence ATGGGTAGTTTTGAGTATAAAATGGATGATAAAGGTAGGGTGCTTGTACCACCCCAATTTAAAGAGGAACTTGGGGAAAAATTTATAATCACGCGCGGTTTTGAAAATTGTCTTTTTGTTTACTCAATTAATGAATGGAAAAGAATCTCTAAAGAGTTAGAGAGGGTTCCTTTATCTTCAAAAGAATTAAGATTTTTTTTAAGAATTTGGTTTTCATCTGCACAAGAAATTACAATAGATCAATATGGAAGAATTTTAATACCAAATGATTTTAGAAAATATGCTAATTTAAATAAAGAAGTTGTTTTTATTGGAGTATTAAATAGAATTGAAATTTGGGATAAATTTTCATGGGAAAATTATAGAAATTCAAGTGAAATATCCTATGAAGATTCTATTTTAAAACTAATGGAAGGAAGATGA
- a CDS encoding cell division protein FtsL, translating into MQNLEWFKKFSLFLIIIIFFIFIYGFLNFYNMHLEKKKEELKRELNYLKEEYLDLTIEYEKESNPKNLIEKAVNNLKLKFGEIEVIVVDTGNGQ; encoded by the coding sequence GTGCAAAACTTAGAGTGGTTCAAAAAATTTAGTTTATTTCTAATTATAATTATATTTTTTATATTTATATATGGATTTCTAAACTTTTATAATATGCACTTGGAAAAAAAGAAAGAAGAACTAAAAAGAGAGTTGAATTATTTAAAAGAGGAGTATTTAGATCTTACTATTGAATATGAAAAAGAGTCAAATCCAAAAAATCTTATTGAGAAAGCAGTTAATAATTTAAAATTAAAATTTGGAGAAATAGAGGTGATAGTAGTTGATACAGGAAACGGTCAATAA
- the dnaK gene encoding molecular chaperone DnaK: MGRIIGIDLGTSNSCAAAIIGGKPTIIPAAEGVSIGGKTVPSVVAFTKDGQLLVGEPARRQMALNPERTITGIKRKMGTNFRVKIDEKEYTPEQISAFILQKIKKDAEAFLGEKVEKAVITVPAYFNDNQRQATKDAGRIAGLEVVRLINEPTAAAFAYGLNKSEKELKILVFDFGGGTLDVTIMDFGEGVFQVISTAGDTQLGGRDMDEALMNYVIEDFRRETGIDLSRDPKALPRIREAVEKAKIELSSVLETEINLPFIAVRDNEPVHLVKRITRALLEELVKPIIDRCRGPLTQALEDAKLTPRDIDNIILVGGPTRMPIVQRFIEDFFGKPAERGVDPMECVAIGAAIQAGILEGSVKQEIVLQDVTPLTLGIETLGGIFTKMIDRNSPIPIKKTQIFTTAADNQTSVEIHILQGERPLAKDNVSLGRFILDGIPPAPRGVPKIEVTYEIDENGILHVTAKDLATGKSQNITITQAVRLSEEEVEKMRKEAERFAEEDRKRKEEIELRNMADQLIYTGRKTIKENKDKVSKEVVENAEKKLDELENLLKENKIEEVRKKIDEVNEALAKVGEEIYRKAGASQTQNEPPKDNDKKDDKGTIDGDYEVK, encoded by the coding sequence ATGGGAAGAATAATAGGAATTGACCTTGGAACATCAAATTCATGTGCTGCTGCTATAATTGGAGGAAAACCAACAATAATACCTGCTGCAGAAGGTGTATCAATTGGTGGAAAAACAGTTCCATCAGTTGTTGCGTTTACAAAAGATGGTCAACTTCTTGTAGGAGAACCTGCAAGAAGGCAAATGGCTCTTAACCCAGAAAGAACAATCACTGGAATAAAAAGAAAGATGGGAACTAACTTCCGTGTGAAAATAGATGAAAAAGAGTATACTCCAGAGCAAATTTCCGCTTTCATCCTTCAAAAAATAAAAAAAGATGCTGAGGCATTTCTCGGTGAAAAGGTTGAAAAGGCAGTTATAACTGTTCCAGCATACTTTAATGATAACCAAAGACAAGCAACAAAAGATGCTGGAAGAATTGCTGGTCTTGAAGTTGTAAGATTAATTAATGAACCAACAGCTGCAGCATTTGCTTATGGTTTAAATAAAAGTGAAAAAGAGTTGAAAATTCTTGTATTTGATTTTGGTGGAGGGACTTTAGATGTAACAATAATGGATTTTGGTGAAGGTGTCTTTCAAGTTATTTCAACTGCAGGTGATACCCAACTCGGTGGTAGAGATATGGATGAGGCACTAATGAATTATGTTATTGAGGATTTTAGAAGAGAAACTGGTATTGATCTCTCAAGAGATCCAAAAGCACTTCCAAGGATAAGAGAAGCAGTAGAAAAAGCAAAAATAGAACTTTCAAGTGTTCTTGAAACAGAAATTAATTTACCATTTATTGCAGTTAGAGATAATGAGCCAGTGCACCTTGTTAAAAGAATAACAAGAGCACTTCTTGAAGAGTTAGTTAAACCTATAATTGATAGATGTAGAGGTCCATTAACACAAGCACTTGAAGATGCAAAACTTACTCCTCGAGATATTGATAATATTATTCTTGTTGGTGGTCCAACAAGAATGCCTATTGTTCAAAGATTCATTGAAGATTTCTTTGGAAAACCAGCAGAAAGAGGAGTTGATCCAATGGAGTGTGTTGCAATTGGTGCAGCAATTCAAGCAGGAATTCTTGAAGGTAGTGTCAAACAAGAGATAGTTCTCCAAGATGTTACTCCATTAACTTTAGGAATTGAAACTCTTGGCGGAATTTTTACTAAAATGATTGATAGAAACTCTCCAATTCCAATTAAAAAGACTCAAATTTTTACAACCGCTGCTGATAATCAAACATCTGTTGAAATCCATATACTTCAAGGAGAAAGACCTCTTGCAAAAGATAATGTTTCTCTTGGTAGATTTATTCTTGATGGAATACCACCAGCACCAAGAGGAGTTCCAAAAATTGAGGTAACATACGAGATTGATGAAAATGGTATTTTACATGTTACTGCTAAAGATCTTGCAACTGGCAAAAGTCAAAATATAACAATAACTCAAGCAGTAAGATTATCAGAAGAAGAAGTTGAAAAAATGAGAAAAGAAGCAGAACGTTTTGCAGAAGAAGATAGAAAAAGAAAAGAAGAAATTGAGTTGAGAAACATGGCAGATCAACTTATTTACACAGGAAGAAAAACAATAAAAGAGAACAAAGATAAAGTAAGCAAAGAAGTAGTTGAGAATGCAGAAAAGAAACTTGATGAACTTGAAAATCTCCTTAAAGAGAATAAAATTGAAGAGGTGAGAAAAAAGATAGACGAAGTGAACGAAGCACTTGCAAAAGTTGGTGAAGAAATTTATAGAAAAGCAGGTGCTTCTCAAACCCAAAATGAACCTCCAAAAGATAATGATAAAAAAGACGATAAAGGAACAATTGATGGAGATTATGAAGTGAAGTAA
- the dnaJ gene encoding molecular chaperone DnaJ codes for MNKDYYEILGVDRNATPEEIKKAYRKLVKQYHPDLNKNNPEAAKKMAEINEAYEVLSDPEKRKRYDMYGTAEGVGDYAYQYSSESPFGDFFRNFDFGFEDIFDTFFGGFTETKERKRVERGSDIYGRVEIDLKDVLYGKEIELEVERDEVCEACNGVGVERGFKKEKCPTCHGSGKVKRTQSSIFGQFVTITTCPTCRGEGEINRNPCKVCRGNGVTKKKRVIKVKIPPGIEDGMRIRLQDEGNASKNGLRGDLYIEIKIKPHPLIKRKGENLIYEAEVPLLTAIFGGEIEIPYIEGKKKIYINPGTQFNEEIKLKGEGLPYLRGRGRGDYIVIAKVKIPNLKELTKKEREILEKWKEIKKD; via the coding sequence ATGAATAAAGATTATTATGAAATATTAGGGGTGGATAGAAATGCCACCCCTGAAGAAATAAAAAAAGCATATAGAAAACTTGTTAAGCAGTACCATCCTGATTTAAATAAAAATAATCCTGAAGCTGCTAAAAAAATGGCTGAAATAAACGAAGCATATGAAGTTCTTTCTGATCCAGAAAAAAGAAAAAGATATGATATGTATGGTACTGCTGAAGGTGTAGGAGATTACGCTTATCAATATAGTTCTGAATCTCCGTTTGGAGACTTCTTTAGAAACTTTGATTTTGGCTTTGAAGATATTTTTGATACCTTTTTTGGAGGATTTACTGAAACTAAAGAGAGAAAAAGAGTTGAAAGAGGAAGCGATATATATGGAAGAGTTGAGATAGATTTAAAAGATGTTTTATATGGAAAAGAAATTGAGTTAGAAGTTGAAAGAGATGAAGTTTGTGAAGCATGTAATGGTGTAGGAGTTGAGAGAGGGTTCAAAAAAGAAAAATGTCCAACTTGTCATGGTAGTGGTAAGGTAAAAAGAACACAGAGTTCTATTTTTGGACAGTTTGTTACAATTACAACTTGCCCAACATGTAGAGGAGAAGGAGAAATTAATAGAAATCCTTGTAAAGTTTGTAGGGGAAATGGAGTTACAAAAAAGAAAAGAGTAATTAAAGTTAAAATTCCACCTGGAATAGAAGATGGAATGAGAATAAGACTTCAAGATGAAGGAAATGCATCAAAAAATGGTTTAAGAGGAGATCTTTATATTGAAATAAAAATAAAACCACATCCATTAATTAAAAGAAAAGGTGAGAATTTAATATATGAAGCAGAAGTTCCTTTATTAACAGCAATTTTTGGAGGGGAAATTGAGATTCCATATATAGAAGGAAAAAAGAAAATTTATATAAATCCTGGTACTCAATTTAACGAAGAAATAAAATTAAAAGGAGAGGGTCTTCCTTATTTAAGAGGAAGGGGTAGGGGAGATTATATAGTAATTGCAAAGGTTAAGATACCAAATCTTAAAGAATTAACAAAAAAAGAGAGAGAAATTCTCGAGAAGTGGAAAGAGATTAAAAAAGATTAA
- a CDS encoding OFA family MFS transporter, which produces MSIDLLFEKKNRYIVAIFGFIITLLLGVLYAWGVFVKPLQEEFGWTRAQATLPYTIASVVFAIGMLFAGYIQDKKGPKFVAFLGGIFAGLALILSYFTFNLFYLVLIFGIIGGLGMAFGYSGAVSSGVKCFPDKKGLATGLVVGGFGFGSFLWAPLSTYLIHNVGWRTTFLILGIILVVLITISSNFIRNPPKGWIPSAFEKLQTRKYTPEYTGKDLTPSQMIKTSIFWLMWVHYILATSPGIMIIVHLNPIAVEYGGFNPIAASFLLSILSIFNLLGRFFLGPLSDKIGRLKTFTIIGSMVFVSMLLLFVAHYINFIFYLVPVIAGVAYGGYLALSPSFTADVFGTKYYGSNYGSMFTAWGVAGLIGPYLAGALHDLTKSYFMPILIFSIFSLIAVTISVYVRKRELVKKV; this is translated from the coding sequence ATGAGTATTGATTTATTATTTGAGAAAAAAAATAGATACATAGTAGCTATTTTCGGTTTTATTATCACTCTTCTTTTAGGTGTTTTATATGCTTGGGGAGTATTTGTAAAGCCACTTCAAGAGGAGTTTGGATGGACAAGAGCACAAGCAACACTTCCTTACACAATTGCATCAGTTGTTTTTGCTATTGGGATGTTATTTGCTGGCTATATTCAAGATAAAAAAGGTCCAAAATTTGTTGCATTTTTAGGTGGTATTTTTGCTGGTTTAGCATTAATTTTATCTTATTTTACATTTAATCTTTTTTATCTTGTTTTGATATTTGGAATTATAGGTGGTTTAGGTATGGCATTTGGTTATTCAGGTGCAGTTTCAAGTGGTGTAAAATGTTTTCCAGATAAAAAGGGACTTGCCACAGGACTTGTTGTAGGAGGTTTTGGTTTTGGCTCTTTTCTTTGGGCTCCACTTTCAACATATTTAATTCACAATGTAGGTTGGAGAACAACTTTTTTAATTTTAGGAATTATTTTAGTTGTTTTAATAACAATTTCTTCAAATTTTATAAGAAACCCTCCTAAAGGTTGGATTCCAAGTGCTTTTGAAAAATTACAAACAAGAAAATATACACCAGAATATACTGGAAAAGATTTAACTCCAAGTCAAATGATAAAAACTTCTATTTTTTGGTTAATGTGGGTTCATTATATATTAGCAACATCTCCTGGTATTATGATAATTGTTCATCTTAACCCAATTGCTGTTGAATATGGAGGATTTAACCCTATTGCTGCGTCATTTTTGTTATCAATATTGTCTATTTTTAATCTTTTAGGAAGGTTCTTTTTAGGTCCTTTATCTGATAAAATAGGCAGGTTAAAAACATTTACAATAATAGGTTCTATGGTTTTTGTTTCAATGTTGCTTTTATTTGTAGCTCATTATATAAATTTTATTTTTTATTTAGTTCCAGTTATAGCAGGAGTTGCATATGGTGGATATCTTGCACTATCTCCTAGTTTTACTGCAGATGTTTTTGGAACTAAATATTACGGATCAAATTATGGAAGTATGTTTACTGCGTGGGGAGTTGCTGGATTAATTGGACCATATCTTGCTGGTGCTTTGCATGATTTAACAAAAAGTTATTTTATGCCTATATTGATTTTTTCTATATTTTCTCTAATAGCAGTAACAATAAGTGTTTATGTAAGAAAAAGAGAGTTAGTTAAAAAAGTATAA
- the rsmH gene encoding 16S rRNA (cytosine(1402)-N(4))-methyltransferase RsmH, whose amino-acid sequence MMEIVHKPVLLKEVLSFIDFEKMRVFLDLTIGEGGHSEEILKRASSDSILIGFDLDEEILNITERRLSQFGKKFYLFNENYKNFPNVLKKLNINKVDFMLLDLGFSSYQLKEGRGFSFLDKESLHMGYSKSFKGADYYINRLSKQDLIYIFEEFGEIKESEKIALKIIEERKKKKIETSYELAKIIEKVIKKRGKIHPATTIFQAIRIYVNRELDNLKEFLLIFSDYLDKEGIAEIISYHSLEDRMVKKTFKELEEMEIAKILTKKVITPTREEIIENRRSRSAKLRVVQKI is encoded by the coding sequence ATGATGGAGATAGTTCATAAGCCAGTTTTATTAAAAGAAGTTCTTTCTTTTATTGATTTTGAAAAGATGAGAGTTTTTCTTGATTTAACCATTGGAGAAGGTGGACATAGTGAAGAAATTTTAAAAAGGGCTAGTTCAGATTCAATTTTAATTGGATTTGACCTTGATGAAGAAATATTAAACATAACTGAGAGAAGATTATCACAATTTGGGAAAAAATTTTATCTTTTCAATGAAAATTATAAAAATTTTCCAAATGTATTAAAAAAATTAAACATCAATAAGGTAGATTTTATGCTATTAGATCTTGGCTTTTCTTCATATCAACTTAAAGAGGGTAGAGGTTTTTCATTTTTAGATAAAGAGAGTTTACATATGGGGTATAGTAAAAGTTTTAAAGGAGCAGATTATTATATAAATAGATTAAGTAAACAAGATTTGATTTATATTTTTGAAGAATTTGGGGAAATAAAGGAGAGCGAAAAAATAGCCTTAAAAATAATTGAAGAGAGAAAAAAGAAAAAAATTGAAACAAGTTATGAACTTGCAAAAATTATTGAAAAAGTAATAAAAAAGAGAGGAAAAATTCACCCTGCAACTACAATTTTTCAAGCAATTAGAATTTATGTGAATAGAGAATTAGATAACCTTAAAGAATTTTTACTTATTTTTTCTGATTATTTAGATAAAGAAGGAATAGCAGAAATCATCTCATACCATTCACTTGAAGATAGAATGGTAAAAAAAACATTTAAAGAGTTAGAAGAAATGGAAATTGCAAAAATTTTAACCAAAAAAGTGATAACTCCAACAAGGGAAGAAATAATAGAAAATAGGAGATCAAGGAGTGCAAAACTTAGAGTGGTTCAAAAAATTTAG
- a CDS encoding nucleotide exchange factor GrpE produces the protein MEKRDDLTYALFRVLKEKEDELRRLKEEIKSLTLLIKKERRDLEHFQKKWQEEENLRNIRNKGEIISSLLHIYDSIEGAKSKIKDENLLNGLLLIEKQFLDFLKKEGVEEIGNVGEKFDPSLHQVISVDITNKDEEDGVISEVYRKGYKIKNFLIRPAYVKVYKKEVN, from the coding sequence ATGGAAAAAAGAGATGATTTAACATATGCTCTTTTTAGAGTTCTAAAAGAAAAAGAAGATGAACTTAGAAGATTAAAAGAAGAGATAAAATCATTAACTCTTCTTATTAAAAAAGAGAGAAGAGATTTGGAACATTTTCAAAAAAAATGGCAAGAAGAGGAAAATTTAAGAAATATAAGAAATAAAGGAGAGATAATATCTTCACTTTTACATATATATGATAGTATTGAAGGTGCTAAAAGTAAAATAAAAGATGAAAATCTTTTAAATGGACTTTTACTTATAGAAAAACAATTTTTAGATTTTCTAAAAAAAGAGGGGGTTGAAGAGATAGGAAATGTAGGGGAAAAATTTGACCCATCTCTTCATCAAGTAATTAGTGTTGATATAACAAATAAAGATGAAGAAGATGGAGTTATAAGTGAAGTTTATAGAAAAGGTTATAAGATAAAAAATTTTCTTATAAGACCTGCTTATGTAAAAGTTTATAAAAAGGAGGTAAACTAA
- a CDS encoding PQQ-binding-like beta-propeller repeat protein yields the protein MKKFFTIFLILNFLLIFIIPIKGETFWNTYRGNNLRWGYSDSNFSPPLMEGAYYIGNANFSSPIFADGKIFVGCGDKTLYCFDAETLKPLWTYETDGAIIGAPAYDNGKIYFGTVDGYFFCLDITNPQKYLWKYNTYSKIYYSPLVLGNIVYFGADNGLVYALDKLTGKDAWNTPFKTEDKINSAIAGDDTSIFFISQDGFLYSLHPLTGSLLYKKVVGPNVKGAPVIKENYVYVLNRQGQFLAINRITRAQDWYYSLNQDTTTTPAISGDLVVILGNNGRIACVDLKTGKARWEKSLSGSFETSPVVTDRYIFIGDNSSTLYMLSLENGTTLWFTKYSKGFYNDFCIQNNRLYTPGLDNSLRYFLSQPPPFLSVEPLTIDFGEVDVNSQKTLSFIIRNKGGGTLTGKISAENYYWIKVFPTEFAANEVVVNVTVDTTGFTMETEYKGKVTVKSNGGDAEIYVVLKTKSLPPKLSVTPKILDYGNINKGDKKIIQIQIKNLGGGKLFGTVSTDVKWIQFESINFEGNDIKINVTLNAQELVVGQRYKGLIYVESNGGKETVEIYINVIEPNPILYVDTNTLNFGEVKKGDSPSKIFVISNKGGGTLSGTISASDDFIILSTKTFSGNEVRVTVTLKTDNLIEDRLYTGKIEINTQWGKAIVEVYLKVVKKEEPIQKTIIILQIGNKVIYVNNVPQTIDVPPQIIEGRTLLPIRYVVEPLGAKIFWDDVEKRVTIEFKTITIDLWIGKNIAKVNGRNVQIDPNNPKVTPLIVKGRTMLPVRFVAENLGCKVDWDGITKTITITYPKD from the coding sequence ATGAAAAAATTCTTTACAATTTTTTTAATTTTAAATTTTTTATTAATTTTCATTATCCCTATTAAAGGAGAAACATTTTGGAATACTTATAGAGGAAATAATTTAAGATGGGGTTATAGTGATTCCAATTTTTCACCGCCACTTATGGAGGGTGCTTATTACATTGGAAATGCTAATTTTTCTTCTCCTATATTTGCAGATGGAAAAATTTTTGTCGGTTGTGGAGATAAAACTCTTTATTGCTTTGATGCAGAAACATTAAAACCATTATGGACTTATGAAACAGATGGTGCAATAATTGGAGCGCCAGCTTATGATAATGGAAAGATATATTTCGGAACAGTTGATGGATATTTTTTCTGTCTTGATATAACAAATCCACAAAAATACTTATGGAAATATAACACTTATTCAAAAATTTATTATTCACCATTAGTTTTAGGAAATATTGTATATTTTGGTGCTGACAATGGACTTGTTTATGCATTAGATAAATTAACTGGAAAAGATGCCTGGAACACTCCTTTTAAAACTGAAGATAAAATAAATTCAGCAATTGCTGGAGATGATACATCAATATTTTTTATCTCTCAAGATGGATTTTTATATTCACTACATCCATTAACAGGTTCACTACTTTATAAAAAAGTTGTTGGTCCAAATGTTAAAGGAGCCCCTGTTATTAAAGAAAATTATGTTTATGTATTAAATAGACAAGGTCAATTTTTAGCAATAAATAGAATAACTAGAGCTCAAGATTGGTATTATTCTTTAAATCAAGATACAACTACTACGCCTGCTATTTCTGGAGATCTTGTAGTTATTCTTGGAAATAATGGAAGAATTGCATGTGTTGATTTAAAAACAGGCAAAGCAAGATGGGAAAAAAGTTTATCTGGTAGTTTTGAAACATCTCCTGTTGTAACTGATAGATACATTTTTATAGGTGATAACTCTTCAACTCTTTATATGTTATCTCTTGAAAATGGGACAACTTTATGGTTCACAAAATATAGTAAAGGTTTTTATAACGATTTTTGTATTCAAAATAATAGATTATATACCCCAGGACTTGATAACTCATTAAGATATTTTTTGTCTCAACCACCTCCATTTTTATCTGTTGAGCCATTAACAATTGATTTTGGAGAAGTTGATGTAAATTCTCAAAAAACATTAAGTTTTATAATTAGAAATAAAGGGGGAGGAACATTAACAGGTAAAATATCAGCTGAAAATTATTATTGGATTAAAGTTTTTCCAACAGAGTTTGCAGCAAATGAAGTTGTTGTTAATGTTACAGTTGATACAACTGGTTTTACTATGGAAACAGAATATAAAGGAAAAGTTACTGTAAAATCTAATGGTGGAGATGCAGAAATTTATGTTGTTTTAAAAACAAAGAGTTTGCCACCAAAATTAAGTGTTACACCAAAAATTTTAGATTATGGCAATATAAACAAGGGAGATAAAAAAATAATTCAAATTCAAATAAAAAATTTAGGAGGAGGAAAACTTTTTGGAACAGTTTCAACCGATGTAAAATGGATTCAATTTGAATCAATTAATTTTGAAGGAAATGATATAAAAATAAATGTAACTTTAAATGCTCAAGAATTAGTTGTTGGGCAAAGATATAAAGGATTAATTTATGTTGAATCAAATGGAGGAAAAGAAACTGTTGAAATTTACATAAATGTTATAGAACCAAACCCAATTCTTTATGTTGATACTAATACATTAAATTTTGGTGAAGTAAAAAAAGGTGATTCTCCTTCAAAAATTTTTGTTATTTCAAACAAAGGCGGAGGAACGCTTAGTGGAACAATTTCAGCTTCAGATGATTTTATAATTTTAAGCACAAAAACTTTTTCTGGAAATGAAGTTAGAGTAACTGTTACTTTAAAAACAGATAATCTTATAGAAGATAGACTTTACACTGGGAAAATTGAAATAAACACTCAATGGGGTAAAGCAATAGTCGAAGTTTATTTAAAAGTTGTAAAAAAAGAAGAACCAATTCAAAAAACAATTATAATTTTACAAATTGGCAATAAAGTTATATATGTTAATAATGTACCTCAAACAATTGATGTACCACCACAAATTATTGAAGGAAGAACCCTTCTTCCAATTAGATATGTAGTTGAACCCCTTGGAGCAAAAATCTTTTGGGATGATGTTGAAAAAAGAGTAACAATTGAGTTTAAAACAATTACAATTGACCTTTGGATTGGAAAAAATATTGCAAAGGTGAATGGAAGAAATGTTCAAATCGATCCTAACAATCCAAAAGTTACCCCTCTTATTGTTAAAGGAAGAACAATGCTTCCAGTAAGATTTGTTGCAGAAAATTTAGGTTGCAAAGTTGATTGGGATGGTATAACAAAAACAATAACTATTACTTATCCTAAAGATTAA